The nucleotide sequence ccgttgtttataaaattaagggtaattttgtcattttttaatagagatttttcacggaatgaccaaaatgattgatggtgaacAAACTTAGGGACCAgctctatcgatttcaaatcttaaagaccaaagtgaggagttatgctaACATCAgtgatcattttggctaaaaaacattaaaaatttgCCAATTTGTTTGATAAATAATGATGTGGATAATGTAAAACTCACAATTATTTATGATGCGGTTTTTAAATTCGTTCCACTTAGATATGCCAAATTATAATTTTCGATAATAAAGACTCAAATTCGGACACAACGGACAATTCCAACTAACAAGTCTAACCCATAGGAGGAGTATAAGGACCATGTCACATAGATCGTTGAGTATCTCATCATGACCTTATACTTACTTGAAATATACTAGGGCCCCCAAGCCAGACCAAGACTCTGGAATCATGGGCTTTGAGAGGCCCAAAAGAGAGAAGcccaaaatatgaaataaaaatgGGCACGAAGTCCATCAAAATTACCATCCCGCCAGCCTGCCGAAGCTGCCAGCTGAGCCAATCAAGAAATTGAGACCACCGCCCACTGGTGATTGAAACCCTCCATCCTCCCCAAATTCTCAATTGGGGATCGAAACAATGAGCGACAACTCCAAGACCAGAACTCTCTCCGGCGACCAGCAGGGCCAGAGCCAGCAGCAGTACTACGGCACTTTCCAAGGCGTCGCCAACTACTACCCTCCGCCTCCGCAGCCTCCACCTGAGCCGGTCGTCGGTTTTCCTCAGCCCGTCCCACCTCCTGGTTACTCCGGCCGTCCTCCCTTGCCtccccatcaccaccaccaccaccaacatgGATACCAAACGGTCACTGGTATGAATTTTTATCTTCTTAttaatttgttgttatttttattaaattgggGTTTTGTGGTTTGAAGGTTACGCTGTTGTGGAGGGAAGACCTGTTAGCGAACGCCGCCTTCCTTGCTGCGGCATCGGCATAGGCTGGTTATTGTAAGTTTATTCATTCGCTTTCAATCTTTACTCCAAGTTTTTATTTGTTGGGttcctttgtttttgtgtttcaaGGCATTGAGACCTTCAGAAGAATTCATAAATTTCCCACGAAACATATTGGTTATGTTTGTTTTGTGGGTTGAACATCACCTGTGCTGTACCAATCACCGTATAAGGATGAAATAGTTTAACCATGTTTCGGCGAATACCATTGTGAATTTGGTGCTAGCTTCTGGTCCTTAAGTAGTTTACATGGTTGGATGCGATATGTTCTTACAGGAAGCGGTTTATAATGGGATGATAATTTGTTGGACAAGttatgaatttttaaatttagggaGTTCTACTAGTTCCGGAGTTCATCATAGGATCATGACAAGAAAAAGTCTTTTTGATGCTTTGttatgaaattttaaattttggacttacAAGAATTGTTCCTTCAGCATTCTTCTGGCTGGCTTTTACTGAATACTGACAGATTACGTTTTGACTTTTTCTGAAGGTTTATAACAGGGTTCTTTCTTGGAGGCATCCCCTGGTATGTTGGAACTTTCATCTTACTTTGTGTGCAGGTGGACTACAGAGAAAAGCCCGGATATGTAGCATGCACGATAGCTGTAAGTGTTTCTTCCTTATGTTTCGTATCATAAAATGTACATGTCTAAGTAATTCTCCTCGTTGTTTTACTTCCACATAATAACAGTTTTAGGATTCATGAAAGCTTTGGATGTTTGTAAAATTTGCAACCAACAGCACATAGCACTAAATATATCCAGTTTTATATGTTAACCATGCACATAAAGGGAACTTGACAATCGATGGCTCTGGTTGTTACTTTAATTGCTTGTTTTTTAGTCTTATAGCAAGACCTGCAATCTTATTTAACCTCGTCTGTGTTATGGATGGAGGGTTGTTGTCCCTGGTTAGGCGTGTCTTAGTCTGTAATTCACCTGGATCTTTGCAAGCTATTCGCAGTAATGGTCCACACTGCCTGTTTTAAGTCTACATACCATTCCGCGgatttatttattgtttcaaGCCACCATATTCTAATACTAAGACGTGGTCAGATTGTTATAAACATGGTATGCATGTTATGCTTTGTGTACACCGAGTGTTCTTCGTCACTGGGGAAATGCTATTTACACGTTGTTCATTCCTGCGATACTTGAGTTCATTTAGAAAATAGAAATAGAAGTTGCACCCTTGTGTTTTTTTTGGGTTCGGTCTTTTGGCTGTGCTTTCATTTGAATTatgtttttacatttttcagtCGATTCTTGCTGTGATTGCTGTTATTCTGAGCGTAACAAAGGGAAGCGAAAACCTGATGAGGTTTAATTAAGGACTGTGAACGATGATCTGATCCCGTGTTAGTACCTAGCATTCATTCGAATGAGCTGTAGGGGATGGGTATTGCCGGTTATCATTACGTTGGCTTATCTTGCTTGTACATGTACTTGACGGAGAATATTGGGTGCTTGTAATTGTATCTCAGAATTTGCTAGCATTGCATTACTCAAAGTACATACATATAAAGTAGCAGGGAAGCAATGTTTATATGTAATAATCTGCTCTGATCCGTTTCATTCGATTTTCTTGTGACAAATCCAGATTGCCAAACCAATGCCATGAATCCTAAACGAAAATCCGTAAAAACATGGACTCGTTGATGCGAATTGATATTCATTACTCGTTAGGTATGCAAATGGCAATCCATCTGTCCAGAAATTATGTAGTGCAACCGTCAAACTGCCTGTTAGTAACGTCACGTGACAATTTAACCGTTGCACTTCAACTTCTGTTTTCATTAGTCCTATTTGTTGGCATCACAAAATTGGTTTTAATCACACTTTTGGGcatattttgggttttttttaaaCGGGCCTTACTTGTGCAAAGCCCAACTGTTGGCCTTTGAAAAAAGCCCATAATTTCTCCGGTCGATGGAAGTAGGGTTTCGTCCTCGtatataaacaaaacaaaaaccctgGCCTGCGCATCTCaccccagagagagagagagacagagaggccTCAGAGATCTCAGCCGCGTCTTCTCTGATTCTCCGACATGGGCGTTTTCAAGGTAAGCCTGCGTATCTTCTTCTCCGATCTCCCCCTCTTGACAGAAATgggggttttagggttttgagcTGCAACTAACGGCGTCGTTTTCGTGTTACAGTTCCACCAGTACCAGGTCGTCGGGAGGAAGCTCCCCACCGAGACCGATGAGCAGCCGAAGATTTACAGAATGAAGCTGTGGGCCACCAACGAGGTTCGCGCCAAGTCCAAGTTCTGGTATAAAACCTTCCCCTGAGCTCGGATTATCTGATCCCGTATCTCCCTGCTTGAATTTTGGTTCATTTCTGAATGTTGATTTTGTTTGGATTAGGTATTTTCTGAGGAAGCtgaagaaggtgaagaagagCAATGGCCAAGTTCTTGCCATCAATGAGGTTTGTTTTCGCAGTTTATGAATATTTAGAGACTCGTATTCAGGAATGCAGAGCCGTTGAGGTTTtagagattagggtttagggttttgtaaTCATTGACTTGATGTTCCAGATGCTAGATTTGAGGTTATTCTTGCTGTTGTGAGATGGTATTTATCTATTTGTGTGGAATTCGGTTGCAGATCTTTGAGAAGAACCCGACAACCATCAAGAACTACGGTATCTGGTTGCGGTATCAAAGCAGGACGGGCTACCACAACATGTACAAGGAGTACCGCGACACCACGCTAAATGGTGCGGTGGAGCAGATGTACATCGAGATGGCATCTCGCCACAGGGTCAGGTTTCCTTGTATCCAGATCATCAAGACCGCCACCATCCCCGCTAAGCTTTGCAAGAGGGAAAGCACCAAGCAATTCCACAACTCCAAGATCAAGTTCCCGTTGGTGTTCAGGAAGGTTAGACCACCATCCAGGAAGTTGAAGACTACGTACAAGGCGTCGAGGCCCAACTTGTTTATGTAATTCGGTTGCTTGTTCAACAAGCTATAACAGTGGTTAGCGTCGGATAAGTGTCTGAATCGTTCTGGTAGAACTCTCGGTTGCTGTTTTTCGGCTATTTGCTTCAAAATTTGATATCGATTATTTTTGTTATGTTCTCGATATCGATTATTTTGCTGTCTCACCGGTTGTTTGTCGCTCCATGTTACTGCTGGGGTGGATGCCTGTCGAAACACGGTGGTTTTAAGGTTTCTTAAGTTATGGTTTAgtaatgttctttattaaaacCCTTGCTAAACCATACCAGATATTCCAACTTCGATCAGAATTATGTGATATCTTAAGTACTAGCCGCTCTTACATTTTAACCATGACTTTGAGCCCGTCTGGAAGTGATTACCGAGGGAATATAATCACTTTTGGGAGTAATGTTTTGGGTTGCTTAAGTTTTTAAAAGCAACTTTTTATAAAAGTTGACACCATAGTTAAGTTTGGTaaacgaaataaaaaaaaaaaaaatctaaatcatAGGTTCAAAACAGTAGAAAACAAAAGCAGATTTACACATATTTATCAAAAAGATGTTTTTTTCTGTAAAAGACAAACAAACAATACCAATTAATGAAATTTCGTGTTTACTCTCAGAATCACTTTTGCTTTTCAACTACTGTCTCAATCAAAAGAAACTGcaaaaatttgagaaaaaacTTGCCTACGCCTGTTTCATGACACGAGTCGATGTCTTAAATTTAATCTCATATTTCGCTCATTTAATATAACAATTGTGAGAGACTCGCTTAAGAAAAATAGATATATACAAGTCTTTGTCctgtttaaaattcaaataaaccGCAATAAGAATGAAAGATGCACTATAcaaacatacacgtgaagctaAAGAGCAAGCTAGAAAGCTAAATATGAGTTAGCTAGATTGTCatatctaaagtttggttttcTTAACACCTTTTTTGTGATTTGGCGTCACTCATTTGTGTATAAAGACCAAAAATCACGGCAATTTCAACCTCCACTTTCAACTTTGGTTAAAGTTTTTTATACTACCCACCTAACACTCATATCATTCcccttcttttgtttccaattttTTATCCATATCTTCTCTCTCACACCAACTACCGTCCATGAATCGCCCCAGGCTACAAATCCAATAAGCTACACAAATGGTAAATGGAAAAGCAAGAAGAGGGATTGATtgaacaaaaataccctcaatctTATGGAGGTTTTCCACAGAATTATTAAAATGATTGACGGTAGGcaaactcagggaccatttctatcgATTTTCAATCTTAATGgccaaagtgagaagttatgTGAATCTCAGTAatcattttgaataaaaaaaatcaactttttttttagggttttcatgTCCATGGATCCATGATAACATTacatttcagaaaaaaatttggaGCTTTGTACCTTAATAAAATACTTTTCAATGGAGAAAAAGcactaatgcaatttcaaaattaagaataaattAGAACATGACAAGTGATTTGCTCAGAGGTTTTCCTTTTCCAATTAAACTCTCCAAAGTGTTTTTCATATATAAAACTTCTAGTTTactaaaattttcctttttctactCACTTATGGATCATACCACATTGTCTAAAGCAAAACCAGCCTTGAAAAGTTACACATATATTCAACTTTTCCTTCTCCAAATTATCCCAAAACCCATCCAAATCAGATTAACTATATACAACACATCCTAAAAGTGTCTACACAAAATGATGAAAATCTGAAatctgtagagagagagagagagagagagagagagagagagagagagagagagagagagggagggagagggtgaaGGCTTTgattcttcttttcccttggcCTTGTAATTCAGTCAGATATTGAAGAATGCAAACTTCTCTCAAACTAGCGTCTTTTGCTATAACTACatattatcttcttcttcttcttccattaGTTGGCTGCTCATTTCATGAAGATGTCAACCAACACAGCAGTCACAATAACATAAAAGAAAACATTCACAAGGTATAGTGTTTTTAAATcggttttgctttttttttttcttccggcTTTTCGGATGAATTTCTTCTTATTCCCCTTCTCGGATTGTTGTGTTTGCAGCTGAGTCCACGAATGACGTCTAACGTTACAGTTCACGGCCTCCTCGCATGGTTTTCAATTGGGTTTTTGATGCCTCTTGGAATACTTGTAATTAGAATGTCTGTTAGAGAGGAACGTGGGACAACAAGAGCCAAAGTTCTCTTCTACCTCCATGTTATTTTGCAGGCAAGCTCTTCTTAATTTCTTctcatctttctttcttccATTTCGAGCTGTTTTCCGAAAATTATCTAATTAGAACTAAGAACACTGATTATCCAATTACCATTTCATTAACTGGATTAATTATGATCATTGAGTTAAACACATCAGTAATCTTTCAAGTTTTGATCTTTAAACATCAGTAATCTTTCAAGTTTTGATCTTTCTTCTCAGTAATCATGATAAGCCACTTTAACTTTAATCATGCTGTCCactgtttcttttttgtttataaacCTATCTGCACCAcctttttaattactttaaggTTGAAAAAATACTGCAACCATATTTGTCGTCCTATATGATTACTTGAACAGCAAGAATACATAGCAAGTTTCTCTCTTTCTGCTTAAACTCATGAATTTGTCTCCTCCAACTCAGTAAGATCCTACACTAATCAATCTTTGTATACTTATTTTGATTAACTTTGCAAACTAAACTCACCATAATCATTCCTATTTTTGTATATAAAAGTAGATTGCAAATCATCACTGTCTGCTACGTACTCCATATACTGGCATAATTGCTCCGTCGACGTAATAATTTAGGCATGTTAAATACAACTGTAATTGTATATGGTGGCTTCTGATTGAACTTCGATGTATACACAGATGCTGTCAGTGCTTGTTGCCACAGCTGGAGCTGTGATGTCCCTAAGAAACTTTGAGAACTCATTCAACAACCACCACCAGAGATTAGGTCTTGCACTTTATGGTTCCATATGGATACAAACCCTAATAGGATTTTTCAGGCCACACAGGTAACAGTTAAGTAAGGGAAAGTTCGGTCCACGTCTATTATAAATAGACAAAAATAACCCTAAAGTTGTGAATTTTTACACCATTGGCCGGCCCTTCCTTCAGTCTAACAGTCAAGTTAACCTTTGTTTTCTAAACAGAAGGAGGAGCCAACAGTGTAATGATTTATAACTCTAAAAAATTgcttttgtcaaattttttaaaGCCACGCACCGAACTGTTAGACTATTGATCCGTCGTTACTTAGTATCAGATTTGAATGAGAGTTTTTGTTTCTTATAGGGGAAAGAAAGAATGGAGTTTTTGGTACTTGGCACATTGGATGCTTGGGACAATGATATCATTGTTTGGGATAATCAACATCTACACTGGATTAGAAGCCTACCATAAGAGAACACAGAGAAGCTCAGGACTTTGGACTATACTTTTCACAGCTCAGGTCTCCTTCATTGCTGCCTGTTATCTCTTCCAAGACAAAAGAGATTACATACAAAAGCAAGGAGTGATTAGCAATCTTGAACAGCCGATCACAATCAGGCAACAAGATGAAGAAACTGCTCAGAGGCAGCAGCAAATTCAAAGGGACTTGTTGCCAGATCAGCAGCCATGTGGCAAAGTCAATGCACTCAAGAACTTGTTTGACTGAACTACAACATATATAGGTTTTGTTTATCtattttgcttttgtttgtgAGTGctcatttgtttaattttttttcttttttttatgcaTGCACTTTGTGCAACGGCGGGTGATTTTTAACAGGACAGTGATGGAGTGCATGCATTAAAAAGTCGATGATGGAGAGGGCACTCAGAATGTCATATACATATTAATTTGTATACATATTTATGAACACCAATAAGAAGGAAATTCTGAGGAGTGTCTCAATTGCTGTACACTGTTGATGTATCATCGTGTGTAAAGTTGGATATTTGACCATCAAAACGACACAATAAGAACACAAAGAACGTATTACAGTTTATTTAAAGTTGGACTACGTTCACACTagtgtaattttatttttaatatgatCATCGGGTTAcaaaaatttaaacattaactAAGGGTGTTCGTAGTTGTACAACCACCAATACTACAAAGGAAAATATTGCTCTTTAAGAGACAAATTGACTAAGTTCCTTATGTGGCTTAAAAGTTGAggtggtaaaatgtaatttttttttttgaaagaaacaATATTACTTAAACTAAAGGAGAGAGGGTAGGCTTAGTCtcataatgtgattcaaattttcctttgacGAGAGTCGAATttaaaacctcttacttacatatgaggaggaatatcactagatcgtaATAATACGTGGCTAAATGTAATTTATGTTTAGCAATTTTGAATATTAACTAAGGGTGTTTTGGTAAATTAAATTTCTGGTTTATCCTATACCGTGTGCGCCCACCCAAACCAACCCAGATTTCCCcattcttctcccttctccctttTGACCCACTGTAGAACTCCACATACTCTAGTGATCAATGGCTGACCACCACCATGACCATCACCACCATCATGATCATGACCATGGTCATAGCCATGGGAGTTCAGCAACACCAAATTCATTTGTGGGCCCAGATGGGAAGGTGTACCATAGCCACGATGGGCTGGCACCACACTCACACGAACCCATATACTCCCCCGGGTACTTCAGCAGAAGAGCTCCACCTCTCCTCTCCAGGAATTTCAATGAAAGGGCTTTCACCATTGGCATTGGTGGACCTGTTGGTACCGGGTAAGCTGGGTAATTTTTgccttttatttattaatttttaattttttaaattattgaaaACAACTTCAAATTTATCAACCGCATCATTAGCTTAATAGACTAGAATTGATCTAAAGATTGACACTTTATTTTTATTCTAATTCTGCTTCTGGATTTTTGAGTCTATGGTTGTGATTTCCGCATTTCTTTTTCACCTTTTGCACTCccgattgaataaatcaaaggaaaatcaAGCGATATAGTGAAGGGAGTGCAGAAATCACTCTCGGTTAGGAGGGATTGTCtaatctcttctttttttttagacTCGTATGTTTTGTGCAGTTTTCATCAATTCAGCAATGTGGGTTTGTATTGGTTTCCCCAGATTCTCCCTGGAAATTGTTTAGTTGCTTGGACAGTGTAGCACCCACCAGCAATATCAAATTATCCTCATTTTTGCAGCATggcaatttataaatttataaattcttaGTTGTGATTCTTGTGAATACTAATTTGCTAGAGCAAATCGTCCGGTTCAATGAGAGTTGATGAAATTCTGCTTCATGTCATGCAGGAAAACTGCTCTGATGTTGGCTCTGTGTAAACTTTTGCGTGACAAGTACAGTCTTGCTGCTGTAAGTAGGAACAGTTTCGAATATTTAAGCTTTTGTGTCTTTACCTTTTCACAAAACTGTAATGCAGTTTCGCATAGTAGTTGTTAGTGTCTGTGAAGACCTTTGACGCCGGTGCTTCAAGTTGATTGAGGAAGGGTTAAAGATAATAAGCGTAACAATTGCAGGTGACAAATGATATATTCACAAAAGAGGATGGTGAGTTCTTGGTGAAGAATGGAGCACTTCCGGAAGAAAGAATACGTGCTGTGGAAACTGGGGGCTGCCCACATGCTGCAATTCGCGAAGACATCAGTATTAACCTTGGCCCTCTTGAGGAGCTTTCAAACTTGTACAAGACCGACATACTGCTTTGTGAATCTGGCGGAGGTATTTTCCAAAAGCAGTTGTAGCAGACTATTGCAAATGACTTGATGTTTCAATTTGATTATTGCAAATGACTGATGGTAGTGTTGTAATTGTTCTAATAAGCGTGAAATTAAATGACCTTATGGAGCCATCTGGAGTTTGGTGTTAATTTGAGAAAATGCAGCTTCATCAGCGgaaaatgtttcaaaaatttaGTTCGGATGGAAATGCTTATTGTAAACTTTCCAGAAATGGAGGAATTTTGTATGTGAATGATGACTAGTGGCTAATTGAGGTTTTCTACTTATTTTCTGAAACGCTATGCAATTGAATTTGTGTGGATGCAGATAATTTAGCCGCGAACTTCAGCAGGGAGCTGGCTGACTATATCATTTACATAATCGATGTATCTGGTGGTGATAAAATTCCACGAAAAGGTGGCCCCGGCATCACTCAAGCTGACCTCCTGGTATGCGTTTTTTGCTGTTGTTCCGAATACCATTTCTGTCTAGTATCTACTATCAATTGTGTTGACTATATTTTGATTAAATAATAAGGGATTGATGTGTGAATGACTTAATAACATTGGATTGCAGGTGATAAACAAGACTGACCTTGCACCAGCAGTTGGAGCTGATTTGGCAGTGATGGAGCGTGATGCACTACGAATGCGAGATGGAGGGCCATTTGTCTTTGCTCAGGTTGGTTGGTCGTACCATCCAATTGGTTCACTAGCGTTTGTAAACATGATGTGAGCTTGATATTTGTGCTTTTAAAACTTGGAGATGCACAAATGCACTAATTTGCTCGTTAACATGAAATCAAAAAGCTGTGTTTTCTCAGTTTTGGAAATCACATAATCTGTGATTACTACATATCCTCGACACTATTATCCCTATCAATGTTTCGTTGTGCCAGGAAGGTGGTTCTCGAATGATTTGTTGTTGTAGGAACGATATTGAATTTTTATGTTCATGATTTACATGCTTGTGAACCGCGTATGTGCAGGTGAAGCACGGGAAAGGAGTAGAGGAAATCGTGAACCACATATTACAGGCTTGGGAAGTAGCAACAGGGAAGAAGCGCCACTGAATCCGTCATCCATGAAGTTTGGTACCTTGTTTCGTCTGTCCCTCTACGTTGAAGCCTCGATGAATAAATGTGACTTCAATTTTCTGTCTCTTTTATTGCACGTACGTGGATGTTTGACACTTCATTGCTTCCATCGTTTCAGTCCAGTTATAAATGGAGTAAGAAGGCTCCTTTGCTTCAATGTACCTCAGTTGAGTTGTATGTCCTAAAAGATCAAGGCAGTCACTTTATTGAGCTACATATGTCTAACAGGGGTGATTTTCGGACTAATCGGATCAAAATACAGGGTTCAATACCAATCCAAAAATTTCGAATCAAACTTTGTTTCTAATCGCGGAATATTCAGATTCTACAAAGTTTTCGAAATTTTTGGAAtcagttttattttgtaaactAGGTTCACAGGGATTTGACGTGAGAACGGATTGCCGGCTATTGACTGCTTGACGCCTCCCCCTCCTCTTTTATTCGGGCTTGGAACCGGCAGCGAATAATACAGCCACACACCAGAGATAAACATCTAGTTTTGTAAATTGCAGCAAATAGTTctgtaaaaaagaaagaaagaaaatagtgGTAAATTACAAGAATGGGCCTGAATGGGCCGGGCCACAATGTGGCGGTGGAGTCCATTACCAATTTACCACCCACCCGACTGAAGAAGCGAAATTCCGCGAATCCG is from Malus sylvestris chromosome 5, drMalSylv7.2, whole genome shotgun sequence and encodes:
- the LOC126623612 gene encoding 60S ribosomal protein L18a-2 isoform X1, translated to MGVFKFHQYQVVGRKLPTETDEQPKIYRMKLWATNEVRAKSKFWYFLRKLKKVKKSNGQVLAINEIFEKNPTTIKNYGIWLRYQSRTGYHNMYKEYRDTTLNGAVEQMYIEMASRHRVRFPCIQIIKTATIPAKLCKRESTKQFHNSKIKFPLVFRKVRPPSRKLKTTYKASRPNLFM
- the LOC126623612 gene encoding 60S ribosomal protein L18a-2 isoform X3 codes for the protein MSDNSKTRTLSGDQQGQSQQQYYGTFQGVANYYPPPPQPPPEPVVGFPQPVPPPGYSGRPPLPPHHHHHHQHGYQTVTGYAVVEGRPVSERRLPCCGIGIGWLLFITGFFLGGIPWYVGTFILLCVQVDYREKPGYVACTIAFHQYQVVGRKLPTETDEQPKIYRMKLWATNEVRAKSKFWYFLRKLKKVKKSNGQVLAINEIFEKNPTTIKNYGIWLRYQSRTGYHNMYKEYRDTTLNGAVEQMYIEMASRHRVRFPCIQIIKTATIPAKLCKRESTKQFHNSKIKFPLVFRKVRPPSRKLKTTYKASRPNLFM
- the LOC126623524 gene encoding urease accessory protein G; this translates as MADHHHDHHHHHDHDHGHSHGSSATPNSFVGPDGKVYHSHDGLAPHSHEPIYSPGYFSRRAPPLLSRNFNERAFTIGIGGPVGTGKTALMLALCKLLRDKYSLAAVTNDIFTKEDGEFLVKNGALPEERIRAVETGGCPHAAIREDISINLGPLEELSNLYKTDILLCESGGDNLAANFSRELADYIIYIIDVSGGDKIPRKGGPGITQADLLVINKTDLAPAVGADLAVMERDALRMRDGGPFVFAQVKHGKGVEEIVNHILQAWEVATGKKRH
- the LOC126623612 gene encoding 60S ribosomal protein L18a-like protein isoform X2; the protein is MSDNSKTRTLSGDQQGQSQQQYYGTFQGVANYYPPPPQPPPEPVVGFPQPVPPPGYSGRPPLPPHHHHHHQHGYQTVTGYAVVEGRPVSERRLPCCGIGIGWLLFITGFFLGGIPWYVGTFILLCVQVDYREKPGYVACTIASILAVIAVILSVTKGSENLMRFN
- the LOC126622911 gene encoding uncharacterized protein LOC126622911 — translated: MQTSLKLASFAITTYYLLLLLPLVGCSFHEDVNQHSSHNNIKENIHKLSPRMTSNVTVHGLLAWFSIGFLMPLGILVIRMSVREERGTTRAKVLFYLHVILQMLSVLVATAGAVMSLRNFENSFNNHHQRLGLALYGSIWIQTLIGFFRPHRGKKEWSFWYLAHWMLGTMISLFGIINIYTGLEAYHKRTQRSSGLWTILFTAQVSFIAACYLFQDKRDYIQKQGVISNLEQPITIRQQDEETAQRQQQIQRDLLPDQQPCGKVNALKNLFDSTPNSFVGPDGKVYHSHDGLAPHSHEPIYSPGYFSRRAPPLLSRNFNERAFTIGIGGPVGTGKTALMLALCKLLRDKYSLAAVTNDIFTKEDGEFLVKNGALPEERIRAVETGGCPHAAIREDISINLGPLEELSNLYKTDILLCESGGDNLAANFSRELADYIIYIIDVSGGDKIPRKGGPGITQADLLVINKTDLAPAVGADLAVMERDALRMRDGGPFVFAQVKHGKGVEEIVNHILQAWEFCKKERKKIVVNYKNGPEWAGPQCGGGVHYQFTTHPTEEAKFRESDEIKFEQRKKKPEISSYQPTISILRKMAAEDEEPKKRRMVVESLGWLTESSIMPKKHRAIAGVGASSIMELKAQLYQSQEESKKSKELASSDIEFHRAKKRITAHDGFSAKNSGVDARAHKDKLELKAVHDGSASYAALERKAALYDKLARGELSDEEDKEKYCVDFFGKRVEQDEPQQTQHRDSPAVVSPENQDGEINASTLFSTKPLGLGRADATVDNDIHKRFVREVHEEANQAREMASKLKLRREEQAAARREKLKQAYIRKQLERLKTASCNKEQTE